The following are from one region of the Thermococcus cleftensis genome:
- a CDS encoding DUF366 family protein: MELLIVKGRRIDYDGSAIQSHWAYRNFGLLGNSLVVFRGKCDVKVEEMIDIEDLRQSKEIRSDDMVHYIIEVFDLVNTLFASTLQKLFIARLCEVLAEYGVKTHRKGDDIYVNGKKLSISIATVSPVSVKIHIGINVEAKGIPKGVDAIGLKELGIIDVEGFMEKTGKALMEEFKKVKKDSLKVRWAQ, encoded by the coding sequence ATGGAACTACTTATTGTAAAGGGCAGGCGTATAGACTACGACGGTTCGGCCATTCAAAGCCACTGGGCCTACAGGAACTTTGGACTCCTTGGCAACTCACTCGTCGTCTTCCGTGGAAAGTGCGACGTCAAGGTCGAGGAGATGATTGACATCGAGGACCTCCGCCAGAGCAAGGAAATCAGGAGCGACGACATGGTGCACTACATAATCGAGGTCTTCGATTTGGTGAACACCCTCTTCGCCTCAACCCTTCAGAAGCTCTTCATAGCGAGGCTCTGCGAGGTCCTGGCTGAATATGGCGTGAAAACCCACAGAAAGGGCGATGACATCTACGTCAACGGTAAAAAGCTCAGCATCTCTATAGCCACGGTTTCTCCCGTCAGCGTCAAAATCCACATCGGGATAAACGTCGAGGCGAAGGGTATTCCTAAGGGCGTAGATGCCATCGGCCTGAAGGAGCTAGGTATAATTGACGTGGAGGGCTTCATGGAAAAAACCGGAAAGGCCCTCATGGAAGAGTTCAAGAAAGTGAAGAAGGACAGCCTCAAGGTAAGATGGGCTCAGTAG
- a CDS encoding radical SAM protein: protein MLVRVSYGTAIAMGLIRARMLARPTTAYLMTYHEGRCRNNCAFCPQARESRADLKKLSRITWPAFEVEEVVEALPSGRFARICLQTIDYPGMVEDTLSLLRELQPLGLPVSVSITPVEKTVLKKFRSLGVDYIGVGLDVASERLYPEIKDSPYSWGDMWDFTKDIIDVFGPGKALIHIIIGLGETDREAVETLARAYSMDADVSLFAFTPVRGTRLENHRPPTLARYRRIQLVSYLLREGLVGVDELEFDGNGNLVGLGLSRERLLELVPPEVFTTHGCPGCNRPYYNERPRKEPYNFPVKPETEYVERILDSILGGSSEPR, encoded by the coding sequence ATGCTCGTCAGGGTCTCCTACGGAACGGCGATAGCTATGGGACTGATAAGGGCCAGAATGCTTGCCAGACCAACCACCGCGTACCTCATGACCTACCATGAGGGCCGCTGTCGCAACAACTGCGCCTTCTGTCCCCAGGCGAGGGAGAGCAGGGCGGACCTGAAGAAGCTCTCCCGAATAACCTGGCCAGCTTTCGAGGTGGAGGAGGTCGTTGAGGCCCTGCCCTCGGGCCGCTTTGCGAGGATATGCCTCCAGACGATAGACTACCCTGGAATGGTCGAGGACACCCTCAGCCTGCTCCGCGAGCTCCAACCCCTTGGACTGCCGGTTTCCGTCTCGATAACGCCGGTTGAGAAAACCGTCCTCAAGAAGTTTCGCTCCCTTGGGGTGGACTACATCGGCGTTGGCTTGGACGTGGCGAGCGAGAGGCTCTACCCTGAGATAAAGGACTCCCCCTACTCTTGGGGCGATATGTGGGACTTTACCAAGGACATCATCGATGTGTTCGGCCCAGGGAAGGCCCTAATCCACATCATAATAGGCCTCGGCGAGACCGACAGGGAGGCCGTCGAGACATTGGCCCGGGCATACTCGATGGACGCCGACGTTTCCCTCTTCGCGTTCACTCCGGTCAGGGGGACCCGCTTGGAGAACCACCGACCCCCGACTCTCGCCCGCTATCGCAGGATTCAGTTGGTCAGCTACCTCCTCCGTGAGGGTCTGGTCGGGGTTGATGAGTTGGAGTTCGATGGAAACGGCAATCTTGTCGGCCTCGGCCTGTCCAGGGAGAGGCTCCTCGAGCTCGTTCCGCCCGAGGTCTTTACAACTCACGGTTGCCCCGGTTGCAACAGGCCTTATTACAACGAGAGGCCCAGAAAAGAGCCGTACAACTTCCCGGTAAAGCCTGAAACGGAGTACGTGGAAAGGATCCTTGACTCTATCCTCGGAGGTTCCTCAGAACCTCGTTGA
- a CDS encoding phosphate signaling complex PhoU family protein translates to MEFRKIQFTGRSSYIISLPKKWVREHGLGQGDVVPLSINPDGSITIFPKEPREVSEKKVLRISREYSPDMAVRLVISAYIQGYDVLEIHLAEEMPIYKVKMRKVLQSLPGVEIILDEPQRIVAKSLLDEEEVNLAELLNRIRSLIISMLGDLELLIQNPGDGEILRDISDLENELDRFYFLIIRAVNRLLTKRGVTEESGIIRRTFDLLGILFIVRNIERIGDHIMRIAENPGEINVPYLKEKFDQMMAQIEARDLGKIDRLMLELKEEIRSIDYRQSIALESYRRILEYLENIGETVINMALS, encoded by the coding sequence ATGGAGTTCAGAAAGATACAATTTACCGGCAGGAGTTCATACATAATCTCACTCCCAAAGAAATGGGTCCGGGAGCACGGGCTTGGCCAGGGCGACGTCGTTCCCCTCTCCATAAACCCTGACGGGAGCATAACCATCTTCCCCAAGGAGCCGAGGGAGGTAAGCGAGAAGAAGGTTCTCCGCATATCGAGGGAGTACTCTCCCGACATGGCCGTCCGCCTGGTAATATCTGCCTACATTCAGGGCTACGACGTCCTCGAGATACACCTGGCGGAGGAGATGCCGATATACAAGGTCAAGATGCGAAAGGTTCTCCAGAGCCTTCCGGGAGTGGAGATAATCCTCGACGAGCCCCAGCGCATCGTCGCCAAAAGTCTCCTCGACGAGGAGGAGGTCAATCTGGCCGAACTCCTAAACAGAATACGCTCCCTCATAATATCTATGCTTGGTGACCTTGAGCTCCTCATTCAGAACCCTGGGGACGGTGAAATACTCCGGGACATCAGCGATCTCGAGAATGAGCTGGACAGGTTCTACTTCCTCATAATCCGCGCGGTGAACAGGCTCCTAACCAAGCGCGGTGTCACCGAGGAGAGTGGGATAATAAGGAGAACCTTTGACCTGCTCGGCATACTCTTCATAGTCCGCAACATCGAGCGCATAGGGGATCACATAATGCGCATAGCCGAGAACCCGGGGGAAATCAACGTTCCCTACTTGAAGGAGAAATTCGACCAGATGATGGCCCAGATAGAGGCGAGGGACTTGGGCAAGATAGACAGGTTGATGCTCGAGCTGAAGGAGGAGATACGCTCCATCGACTACCGCCAGTCAATCGCGCTTGAGAGCTACCGCAGGATTCTGGAGTACCTCGAGAATATAGGTGAGACCGTCATCAACATGGCCCTCAGCTGA
- a CDS encoding magnesium-dependent phosphatase-1, which translates to MILLVLDLDGTLWDHPDASRLSPSYEFHGDYLVDSTGEELHLFPGVREFLEWSGERFVLSIASWNVEEKVRPILEGFGLWDYFRFPKIENHPDKADMITRTLRELELSGYDVGGVIYVDDRDIHIDDVKMAVPGVDFIHMWVDVKSFEELMQLLEKLG; encoded by the coding sequence ATGATACTGCTCGTTCTCGATCTGGACGGCACCCTGTGGGATCACCCCGACGCCTCCCGACTCAGTCCATCCTACGAGTTCCACGGCGATTATCTGGTTGATTCTACAGGCGAGGAACTCCATCTCTTTCCAGGGGTCAGGGAGTTCCTCGAATGGTCGGGTGAGAGGTTCGTTCTGAGCATAGCGAGCTGGAACGTTGAAGAGAAGGTTAGACCAATCCTCGAAGGCTTTGGCCTTTGGGACTACTTCAGGTTTCCAAAGATAGAGAACCACCCGGACAAGGCGGATATGATAACGAGAACGCTCCGAGAGCTGGAGCTTTCGGGATACGATGTTGGGGGAGTCATCTACGTGGACGACAGGGATATACACATCGATGACGTCAAGATGGCCGTTCCAGGGGTTGATTTCATTCACATGTGGGTGGACGTAAAGAGTTTTGAGGAGCTAATGCAACTGCTTGAAAAGCTGGGGTGA
- a CDS encoding isoaspartyl peptidase/L-asparaginase family protein: protein MVAIIVHGGAGTIRKEERIPKAIAGVKEAVLAGWRELKRGSALDAVEEAVKALEDNPVFNAGTGSVLTLDGKVEMDAAIMRGKTLDAGAVAGIWGVKNPISVARKVMEKTDHVLLNGEGAVKFARLLGFEEYDPVTEERRKQWEELRKKLIERGETRHWKKLNELIREYPEVLRSTVGAVAFDGEEVVAGTSTGGVFLKMFGRVGDTPIIGGGTYANEVAGASCTGLGEVAIKLALAKSATDFVRLGMDAQSASEAAISLATKYFGPDTMGIIMVDSRGNVGFAKNTKHMSYAFMRDGMEEPEAGV from the coding sequence ATGGTCGCGATAATAGTTCACGGCGGCGCCGGAACGATAAGGAAGGAGGAGCGCATTCCGAAGGCCATTGCTGGTGTTAAAGAGGCCGTTTTAGCGGGCTGGAGGGAGCTTAAGAGGGGCTCAGCTTTAGACGCGGTCGAGGAAGCGGTGAAGGCCCTCGAGGACAATCCGGTCTTCAACGCGGGAACGGGGAGCGTTCTTACCCTCGACGGGAAGGTGGAGATGGACGCGGCAATAATGCGCGGAAAGACCCTCGATGCAGGAGCCGTTGCGGGAATATGGGGAGTTAAGAATCCGATAAGCGTCGCGAGGAAGGTGATGGAGAAAACCGACCACGTGCTTCTCAACGGCGAGGGAGCTGTAAAGTTTGCGAGGCTTCTCGGCTTCGAGGAGTACGACCCGGTTACCGAGGAGCGGCGGAAGCAGTGGGAGGAGCTGAGGAAGAAGCTCATCGAGAGGGGCGAAACGAGGCACTGGAAGAAGCTGAACGAACTCATCAGGGAGTATCCCGAGGTGCTGAGGAGCACGGTCGGGGCGGTGGCTTTTGACGGCGAGGAGGTAGTCGCTGGAACCTCAACCGGGGGAGTTTTCCTCAAGATGTTCGGAAGGGTCGGTGACACTCCGATAATCGGCGGCGGCACCTACGCCAACGAAGTTGCCGGGGCTTCCTGCACGGGCCTCGGCGAGGTCGCGATAAAGCTGGCGTTAGCCAAAAGTGCCACCGACTTCGTCAGGTTGGGCATGGACGCCCAGAGCGCGAGCGAAGCCGCGATAAGCCTCGCGACCAAGTACTTTGGCCCCGATACCATGGGCATCATAATGGTTGACTCCAGGGGCAACGTCGGCTTCGCGAAAAATACTAAACACATGAGCTACGCCTTCATGAGGGACGGCATGGAGGAACCGGAGGCTGGTGTTTAG
- a CDS encoding diacylglycerol/polyprenol kinase family protein: MLPGWVIYAAIAATFILLAIGITKKLGPEWVWVNRKIIHFSIVPAVLMFYYGKIPAEVFSAAAFIFGVFQLWPHIKKREFSWYQIEHNYGEVFFAFSASAIPLILPRSYATALLLAMAISDGVTGIIRHFYFKRNGFNVKLKKHWTGSLGYLVTAAMIAFIFLNASAMGKIGWAALLMLAEYQPWLDDNLAVPLVGSLLFLLY; this comes from the coding sequence ATGCTCCCCGGCTGGGTAATCTACGCGGCCATCGCCGCGACGTTCATACTCCTTGCGATAGGCATCACAAAGAAGCTCGGGCCGGAATGGGTGTGGGTGAACAGGAAGATAATCCACTTCAGCATCGTTCCCGCTGTTCTGATGTTCTACTACGGGAAAATACCCGCGGAGGTTTTCAGCGCGGCGGCGTTCATCTTCGGGGTCTTTCAGCTCTGGCCCCATATCAAAAAGAGAGAGTTCTCGTGGTACCAGATAGAGCACAACTACGGCGAGGTGTTCTTCGCGTTTTCGGCCTCGGCTATACCCCTGATCCTGCCGAGAAGCTATGCGACTGCCCTCTTGCTTGCCATGGCGATAAGCGACGGCGTCACCGGGATAATCAGGCACTTCTACTTCAAACGCAACGGCTTCAACGTCAAGCTCAAGAAGCACTGGACCGGCAGCCTCGGCTATCTCGTGACCGCGGCGATGATAGCGTTCATCTTCCTCAACGCGAGTGCAATGGGAAAAATAGGCTGGGCGGCCCTTCTGATGCTCGCGGAATACCAGCCCTGGCTCGACGACAACCTGGCGGTTCCGCTGGTCGGAAGCCTGTTGTTCCTCCTCTACTGA
- a CDS encoding serine/threonine-protein kinase RIO2: MVSKLLALEAYPNLRDLDFRILRGVELNMRHHRWVPLEDVARFARVDVETASFRLGKLDDWGLVVRRGDIGYIGYQLTIHGYDVLAIRALARKGVVEAINPAQVGVGKDADVYVGITPSGERVAVKFNRIGGRTASRRASYHRHVFKDKHHTSWLYVSRLIAKKEYEALTLLSPIARVPRPIAWNRHVVVMEFVEGTELAELRDTDLSREEAGEILEKVLEEYLKIVRFGIVHSDMSEFNIVLTEGGILIIDWAQYITTAHPESYELLKRDVTVLLNAFRRRWRVERNFDEIWPAFEEAWRESRGEGDGD, from the coding sequence ATGGTGAGCAAACTCCTGGCGCTCGAAGCTTATCCCAACCTCAGGGACCTTGACTTCCGGATACTCAGAGGGGTAGAGCTGAACATGCGCCACCACCGATGGGTTCCCCTGGAGGACGTGGCGAGGTTCGCGAGAGTGGACGTTGAGACGGCCTCCTTCAGGCTCGGAAAGCTCGACGATTGGGGCCTGGTGGTGAGGAGGGGAGACATAGGCTACATAGGCTACCAGCTCACGATACACGGCTACGACGTCCTGGCGATAAGGGCCCTCGCGAGAAAGGGAGTGGTGGAGGCCATAAATCCCGCCCAGGTTGGGGTGGGTAAGGACGCTGACGTCTATGTTGGAATAACGCCCTCAGGCGAGAGGGTGGCGGTCAAGTTCAACCGCATAGGTGGGAGAACCGCATCGAGGAGAGCCAGTTACCACAGGCACGTCTTCAAGGACAAGCACCACACGAGCTGGCTCTACGTTTCGAGGCTGATAGCCAAGAAGGAGTACGAGGCGCTGACACTGCTTAGCCCGATAGCGAGGGTTCCGAGGCCGATAGCATGGAACAGGCACGTGGTGGTCATGGAGTTCGTCGAGGGCACCGAGCTGGCGGAGCTTCGCGATACCGATCTGAGCAGGGAGGAGGCGGGGGAGATACTCGAGAAGGTCCTCGAGGAGTACCTCAAGATAGTCCGCTTCGGCATAGTGCACTCGGATATGAGCGAGTTCAACATCGTCCTGACAGAGGGGGGAATACTCATCATCGACTGGGCGCAGTACATAACCACCGCCCACCCCGAGAGCTACGAGCTGCTAAAAAGGGACGTAACAGTTCTCCTGAACGCGTTCCGCAGAAGGTGGAGGGTTGAGCGCAACTTTGATGAAATCTGGCCTGCCTTTGAGGAGGCCTGGAGGGAGAGCAGGGGTGAGGGAGATGGTGATTAA
- a CDS encoding MFS transporter, whose translation MLSGYGRDAKILIAANAAGQLFLQFSIFIMPFYLAVLGYDMAQMGTFFSIQTFTGGLFFLVAGQVSLRLGYRKTLIISALLGLAGRLLQVAAVNDYVLAIGFFLVGANMGMRQPNFTALLSEEVGEERRHHAFSISFGLGTIFNALGVLIAGFAPDFFTGLGLSEGTAYRLVVSLALLQFALVIPALLIISDVPVRNPKINWNRELVVKILKFSLPSALIGFGAGITIPYMSIYFKLQFGQTLATISGVFFLQQLAMGLGSFGLPRLVHRIGPVKVITSFQSMAAFLFAIFPSIETFLLAAALYIIRSILMNIVWPINDSFMMGFFSTEEKATAAGIRRAFSTFMRGGGNYVGGLLFGMSLSYPFYATATLYVIATAIFYAFFIKHNK comes from the coding sequence ATGCTCTCAGGCTACGGAAGGGACGCGAAGATACTCATAGCGGCGAACGCGGCCGGTCAGCTCTTCCTCCAGTTCTCCATATTCATTATGCCGTTCTATCTGGCCGTTCTCGGCTACGACATGGCACAGATGGGGACGTTCTTCTCGATACAGACGTTTACCGGCGGGCTGTTCTTTCTGGTAGCCGGCCAGGTTTCACTGAGACTTGGCTACAGAAAAACCCTCATCATCTCCGCCCTCCTGGGGCTGGCCGGGAGACTCCTCCAGGTGGCGGCGGTGAACGACTACGTCCTCGCCATCGGGTTTTTCCTGGTTGGCGCCAACATGGGTATGAGACAGCCAAACTTCACCGCCCTCCTCAGCGAGGAGGTCGGCGAGGAACGGAGACACCACGCCTTCTCGATAAGCTTTGGCCTCGGGACGATATTCAACGCCCTTGGAGTCCTGATAGCGGGCTTTGCACCCGACTTCTTCACCGGACTGGGGCTGAGTGAGGGGACCGCCTACCGGCTGGTCGTCTCGCTTGCGCTCCTCCAGTTCGCCCTCGTGATCCCGGCGCTGCTCATAATAAGCGACGTCCCGGTCAGGAACCCGAAGATAAACTGGAACCGTGAGCTGGTCGTGAAGATACTCAAGTTTTCCCTGCCGAGTGCTCTGATAGGCTTCGGTGCCGGAATAACGATACCCTACATGAGCATCTACTTCAAGCTCCAGTTCGGACAGACGCTCGCGACCATAAGCGGGGTATTCTTCCTCCAGCAGCTCGCGATGGGCCTGGGCTCCTTCGGCCTTCCGAGGCTGGTTCACAGGATAGGGCCGGTCAAGGTCATAACGTCCTTCCAGAGCATGGCGGCCTTTCTCTTCGCCATATTCCCCTCGATAGAGACCTTCTTGCTGGCGGCGGCCCTCTACATAATCCGCTCGATCCTCATGAACATCGTGTGGCCCATAAACGACTCCTTCATGATGGGATTCTTCTCAACGGAGGAGAAGGCGACCGCGGCGGGAATCAGGAGGGCATTCTCCACATTTATGCGCGGCGGTGGAAACTACGTCGGCGGTCTGCTCTTCGGAATGTCCCTGAGTTATCCCTTCTACGCAACGGCGACGCTCTACGTGATAGCGACGGCGATATTCTACGCCTTCTTCATAAAGCACAACAAGTGA
- a CDS encoding indolepyruvate oxidoreductase subunit beta — protein sequence MEFNLIITGVGGQGGLTLSRIVGNAAMHEGYNVRIGETLGMSQRYGSVLSYLRFGEEVYSPLIEEGRANLMLALEPAEALRNARFLGKNSVAVINAYPIHTATTLVGKERYPSLEEIEEAVARICPVHMMNFQRKADRINPRTLGVLMLGYAYGKGLVPLRKESLYEGIRLTLREKLWEVNFRALERGIELAKD from the coding sequence ATGGAGTTCAACCTCATAATCACCGGAGTCGGCGGTCAGGGAGGATTAACCCTTTCGCGCATCGTTGGGAACGCGGCGATGCACGAGGGCTACAACGTCCGCATAGGGGAGACCCTGGGAATGAGCCAGCGCTACGGGAGCGTTCTAAGCTACCTGCGCTTTGGGGAGGAGGTCTACTCGCCCCTCATCGAAGAAGGTAGAGCCAACCTCATGTTGGCCCTCGAGCCGGCCGAGGCACTAAGGAACGCCCGCTTTCTGGGTAAAAACAGCGTGGCCGTCATCAACGCCTACCCCATACATACCGCAACGACCCTCGTTGGCAAGGAGCGCTATCCTTCCCTGGAGGAAATCGAGGAAGCGGTAGCGAGAATCTGCCCGGTTCACATGATGAACTTTCAGCGCAAGGCGGATAGGATAAACCCCAGAACGCTCGGTGTCCTGATGCTCGGCTATGCCTACGGGAAGGGCCTGGTACCGCTCAGGAAGGAGTCCCTCTACGAGGGTATAAGGCTCACCCTGAGGGAAAAGCTCTGGGAGGTCAACTTCAGGGCCCTGGAGCGGGGAATCGAACTCGCGAAGGACTGA
- a CDS encoding MFS transporter, which produces MGATRDIWYLHFATFFFFLGIALVGPLISPFAISLGADPFLVGIVAAVSAVVALVTKPLGGFLGDRGLRFHLMVAGTVLGIVAGVLYVLSYYTSQLWLFALGRGLHGFAMGIFFPPNLSTAIDLAPKGRVGETLGWRGTMFSLGNLIGPALGGYITDFSGFTVAFSVAAFLSLVSTLLVLNAYRHVGKHLPRRRKSEERASYRQLLSPFFVFASLGLLFMSLAYSGLNTFLPAIYKVSGLGTAAFGTYASIMGASSLFTRVIGGRQADLRGPVKVASLGLSLIIAAYVILNASLFPPGAYVSAAIIGAGFGLAVPSLQMMALAYLPERIRSFGSGIYTMFFDLGFLIGPVLLGYVAKASGYGAVFPLLPWIAFLALLSVQFPRFLSSGSEPGGG; this is translated from the coding sequence GTGGGCGCTACCAGGGACATTTGGTACCTGCACTTCGCGACGTTCTTCTTCTTTCTCGGAATAGCCCTAGTCGGCCCTCTCATATCGCCCTTCGCGATATCCCTCGGCGCCGACCCGTTCCTGGTTGGAATAGTCGCCGCGGTCTCCGCGGTCGTGGCCCTCGTGACGAAGCCCCTCGGCGGCTTCCTCGGCGACAGGGGGCTGAGGTTCCACCTGATGGTGGCCGGGACGGTTCTGGGCATCGTCGCCGGGGTTCTCTACGTGCTCTCCTACTACACCTCCCAGCTCTGGCTCTTCGCCCTCGGTAGGGGGCTTCACGGTTTCGCGATGGGCATATTCTTCCCGCCGAACCTCTCCACGGCCATAGACCTCGCGCCCAAGGGCCGCGTTGGAGAGACCCTTGGCTGGAGGGGCACGATGTTCTCGCTCGGCAACCTCATCGGTCCCGCTTTGGGGGGCTACATAACCGATTTCTCGGGCTTCACCGTAGCCTTTTCAGTCGCGGCCTTTCTTTCGCTGGTCTCCACGCTTCTCGTCCTCAACGCCTACCGTCACGTGGGCAAGCACCTGCCCAGGCGGAGGAAGAGCGAGGAGAGGGCCAGCTACCGGCAGCTCCTCAGCCCCTTCTTCGTCTTCGCATCCCTTGGCCTGCTCTTCATGAGCCTCGCCTACAGCGGCCTCAACACGTTTTTACCTGCTATCTACAAGGTCTCGGGCCTTGGAACGGCCGCCTTCGGGACTTACGCCAGCATAATGGGCGCCTCCTCCCTCTTTACAAGGGTCATAGGGGGAAGGCAGGCCGACCTCAGGGGCCCCGTCAAAGTAGCCTCTTTGGGTCTTTCCCTAATCATAGCGGCCTACGTTATTCTCAACGCCAGCCTCTTCCCTCCCGGGGCCTACGTCAGCGCCGCGATAATCGGAGCCGGCTTCGGTCTGGCCGTTCCGTCGCTCCAGATGATGGCCCTGGCCTACCTCCCCGAGAGGATACGCTCCTTTGGCTCGGGCATATACACGATGTTCTTCGACCTCGGTTTCCTCATCGGTCCGGTTCTCCTCGGTTACGTGGCCAAAGCTTCGGGCTACGGCGCCGTCTTTCCGCTTCTCCCCTGGATAGCCTTCCTGGCCCTGCTCTCGGTTCAGTTCCCAAGGTTTTTAAGCTCTGGAAGTGAGCCGGGTGGGGGGTAG
- the lysS gene encoding lysine--tRNA ligase, translating to MVHWADYMAEKIIRERGDKEEYVVESGITPSGYVHIGNFREFFTAYIVGHALRDRGKKVRHIHMWDDYDRFRKVPKNVPPEWKEHLTKPVREVPDPWGCHDSYAEHFMELFEEEVRRLGIEVDFLHAYELYKSGEYAEEIKLALEKRDEIKAILDKYRERAKQPPLEEDWQPVMVYCPKCRREAEFISWDGEWKVSYRCPHCGSEGETDIREGNVKLRWRVDWPMRWAHFKVDFEPAGKDHLAAGGSYDTGREIVEKVFGWPAPIDLMYEFVGIKGQKGKMSGSKGNVILLSDLYEVLEPGIIRFIYAKARPNKELKIDLGLGLLNLYDEFDRVERIYFGLESAKNLEEEAELKRTYELSMPRVPERLTAQAPFRFLVTLVQMPHLDENGIIRVLQEQGHVPGELSGEDVERIRLRIRLARNWVEKYAPENVKFSLLGKVPELELRPEVREAMLEVADWLESREKFTVDELNNVLYDAAKKRGIPSKEWFRALYNLFIGRDRGPRLASFLASLDREFVVKRLRMEA from the coding sequence ATGGTTCACTGGGCTGACTACATGGCCGAAAAGATAATCCGCGAAAGGGGCGACAAGGAGGAGTACGTGGTAGAGAGCGGAATCACGCCGAGCGGTTACGTTCACATAGGAAACTTCCGCGAGTTCTTCACGGCCTACATAGTGGGTCACGCTTTGAGGGACAGGGGAAAGAAGGTTCGCCACATTCACATGTGGGACGACTACGACCGCTTTAGAAAGGTGCCGAAGAACGTTCCGCCCGAGTGGAAGGAGCACCTCACGAAGCCGGTTCGCGAGGTTCCCGACCCATGGGGCTGCCATGACAGCTACGCCGAGCACTTTATGGAGCTTTTTGAGGAGGAAGTTAGGAGGCTCGGCATAGAGGTGGACTTTCTCCACGCCTACGAGCTGTACAAGTCTGGCGAGTACGCCGAGGAGATAAAGCTCGCCCTTGAAAAGCGCGATGAGATAAAGGCCATACTCGACAAGTACCGCGAGAGGGCCAAGCAACCCCCTCTGGAGGAAGACTGGCAGCCGGTGATGGTCTACTGCCCGAAGTGCAGGAGGGAGGCCGAATTCATCTCCTGGGACGGCGAGTGGAAGGTTTCCTACCGCTGTCCCCACTGCGGGAGCGAGGGCGAGACCGACATAAGGGAGGGCAACGTCAAGCTCCGCTGGCGCGTGGACTGGCCGATGCGCTGGGCACACTTCAAGGTGGACTTCGAGCCTGCAGGGAAGGACCACCTAGCGGCAGGCGGCTCATACGACACTGGCAGGGAGATCGTTGAGAAGGTCTTTGGCTGGCCTGCACCCATAGACCTGATGTACGAGTTCGTCGGAATCAAGGGGCAGAAGGGCAAGATGAGTGGCTCGAAGGGTAATGTGATACTCCTCAGCGACCTCTACGAGGTTCTTGAGCCAGGAATAATCCGCTTCATCTACGCCAAGGCGAGGCCCAACAAGGAGCTCAAGATAGACCTCGGCCTCGGCCTGCTCAACCTCTACGACGAGTTTGACAGGGTGGAGAGGATTTACTTTGGTCTGGAGAGTGCAAAGAACCTCGAGGAGGAGGCCGAGCTGAAGAGAACCTACGAGCTTTCGATGCCGAGGGTTCCGGAGAGGCTGACTGCTCAGGCCCCCTTCAGGTTCCTCGTTACACTCGTCCAGATGCCACACCTGGACGAAAATGGCATAATCCGCGTCCTCCAGGAGCAGGGACACGTTCCTGGGGAGCTGAGCGGTGAGGACGTTGAGCGCATAAGGCTTCGCATAAGGCTCGCTAGAAACTGGGTCGAGAAGTACGCTCCGGAGAACGTGAAGTTCAGCCTCCTTGGGAAGGTTCCGGAGCTCGAACTCAGGCCGGAGGTACGGGAGGCCATGCTCGAGGTCGCGGACTGGCTTGAGAGCCGCGAGAAGTTCACCGTTGATGAACTCAACAACGTGCTCTACGATGCCGCCAAGAAGCGTGGGATACCCAGCAAGGAGTGGTTCAGAGCACTCTACAACCTCTTCATAGGCAGGGACCGCGGCCCGAGGCTCGCGAGCTTTCTGGCCTCGCTCGATAGGGAGTTCGTCGTTAAGCGCCTCCGCATGGAGGCGTGA